From Vespula vulgaris chromosome 11, iyVesVulg1.1, whole genome shotgun sequence, the proteins below share one genomic window:
- the LOC127067594 gene encoding uncharacterized protein LOC127067594 produces the protein MYRVIISTTLIVFVVLSNTIAFPQNDLNLDDVSRVDGFVFDGPVDRPSLSTQRPVINNMIDPMTTTGATPVSITPGSEAYENCINSCLVTPEYNPVCGTDNISYENPGKLNCAVGCGKKISLVSYGRCSADGSRG, from the exons ATGTATCGTGTCATTATTTCTACAACTTTGA ttgtATTCGTAGTACTATCAAACACCATAGCCTTTCCTCAA aaTGACTTGAACCTCGATGATGTTTCTCGAGTAGATGGTTTCGTTTTCGATGGTCCTGTTGATAGACCGTCCTTGTCGACTCAACGTCCTGTCATTAATAACATGATAGATCCTATGACAACGACGGGAGCGACACCTGTATCTATCACCCCAGGATCCGAAGCTTATGAAAATTGCATTAATTCATGTTTg GTTACTCCAGAATATAATCCTGTATGTGGAACAGACAACATCAGCTATGAAAATCCAGGAAAATTAAACTGTGCAGTTGGCTGTGgcaaaa AGATAAGCCTGGTTTCCTATGGACGTTGTAGTGCCGACGGGAGCAGAGGTTAA
- the LOC127067585 gene encoding uncharacterized protein LOC127067585 isoform X1: MPGRSPSLIFLLLLIVVVILSIICTGSSQSCQDTAWEKVSGARPEYTISKVALFSGEDAHGIVIPCFERCKRINCTAFVIDIERSLCYSVEVEGDEFVPESNSIFYQEVCIKVSNACKEKKLWQVERTLGAILLDVASVWLPQAMRRNRCYEMCINAGGACKSAQFRTSKALSINNTLGRCALSMAERSIRPQAYRASMYRDEYLQHQCHDILKMDYCSYAEFSNVTLPYSDLELPGVDKRECETRCDLGEDGFICRSYTVVYTSNKKPICRLHSEDTLSLGTSSLVSTSNSIYKEREPCLDVKVRCSDTTLTVTLITMEPFEGRLYANGYGNDCGIQGTGRNVTILTLPLPKTEELDMSQIPCGFTPAFSIDNENRTRTMIWATIVVQFNPIIQRLGDQAVKVGCTIGEQDIPQPRNVSVESSLNFADPNAGVPPISTIVMNASSEVPMITMRILNENHQDAVVTKLGERLTLRIEIKPADGPYDIMAGHLVASSATGHWSYLLLNEIGCPTDPTTFPALSKDPIDNRSLIGTFTAFKFPESQLVRFNVIVKFCLDKCEPTHCEGNRVSYGRRKRTSTVIASTSEPYIAAEVTEIFRNKTPDELPLQLSIIVQSPVIFADPLRSRDNTTPDTILIAGGHSIDGLLCVDAGLVLGLLIFWLIIQIVLIASCLLAIGRYRRMAIRAEEDRADILARHLYGIHGGNFEIARRVRWADRNNSSIS; this comes from the exons ATGCCTGGACGTTCGCCTTCCctgatatttcttcttcttctcatcgtcgtcgtcatcttgTCGATCATTTGTACAG gatCATCTCAAAGTTGTCAGGATACCGCTTGGGAAAAAGTTAGTGGAGCTAGACCTGAGTATACTATTTCTAAAGTTGCTTTGTTCAGTGGTGAAGATGCACATGGTATTGTTATCCCTTGCTTCGAAAG GTGTAAACGAATTAATTGCACTGCCTTCGTGATCGACATCGAAAGAAGTCTCTGCTATAGTGTCGAAGTTGAAGGTGACGAGTTTGTTCCAGAATCAAACTCTATATTTTATCAAGAAGTTTGTATAAAAG TATCTAACGcttgtaaagaaaagaaactatgGCAAGTAGAAAGAACATTGGGAGCTATTTTACTCGATGTTGCCTCTGTTTGGTTACCGCAAGCTATGCGAAGAAATCGATGCTATGAAATGTGTATTAATGCag gtGGTGCCTGTAAATCAGCACAATTTCGTACATCAAAAgcattatcgataaataacaCATTGGGAAGATGTGCCTTATCGATGGCCGAAAGGAGTATCAGGCCTCAGGCTTATAGGGCTTCCATGTATAGAGACGAGTACCTGCAACATCAGTGTCATGatatac TGAAAATGGATTATTGTTCCTATGCTGAATTTTCGAATGTAACTCTGCCGTATTCAGATCTTGAATTACCTGGTGTTGATAAACGAGAg TGCGAAACTAGATGCGATCTCGGCGAAGATGGTTTCATCTGTAGAAGTTACACAGTTGTATACACCTCAAACAAGAAACCAATTTGTCGATTGCATTCAGAAGATACATTGAGTCTTGGTACCAGTTCACTTGTTAGCACATCTAACAGTATTTACAAAGAACGAGAGCCTTGTTTAGATG TTAAGGTACGATGCAGTGACACTACGTTAACAGTCACTTTGATTACGATGGAACCTTTCGAAGGTAGACTCTATGCCAATGGTTATGGAAATGATTGTGGTATTCAAGGTACTGGTCGAAATGTAACAATACTAACACTGCCTTTACCAAAAACCGAGGAATTGGATATGTCTCAAATTCCATGTGGTTTTACGCCAGcattttcaatcgataatGAAAATCG AACTAGGACGATGATATGGGCTACCATAGTCGTACAGTTCAATCCTATCATTCAAAGACTGGGTGATCAAGCAGTTAAAGTTGGATGTACTATAGGTGAACAAGATATTCCACAGCCTAGAAACGTATCAGTAGAATCGAGTTTAAATTTTGCTGATCCCAA CGCAGGAGTACCACCAATTTCAACAATCGTAATGAACGCATCATCGGAAGTACCAATGATAACTATGAGAATTTTAAACGAGAATCATCAGGATGCAGTCGTTACGAAATTGGGAGAAAGGCTGACTCTTAGAATTGAAATTAAGCCGGCTGATG GTCCATATGATATCATGGCTGGACATCTAGTAGCTAGTAGTGCAACAGGGCATTGGTCTTATCTTCTACTTAACGAAATTGGATGTCCTACGGATCCAACAACCTTTCCAGCGTTATCCAAAGATCCGATCGATAATCGTTCACTCATTGGAACTTTTACCGCGTTCAAATTTCCTGAAAGTCAATTGGTCAGATTCAAcgttattgttaaattttgtttagatAAATGCGAGCCG ACACATTGCGAAGGAAATCGTGTCTCTTATGGAAGAAGGAAACGAACGTCGACAGTTATTGCATCAACGTCGGAGCCTTATATTGCTGCTGAGGTAACTGAAATTTTCAGGAACAAAACACCAGATGAACTACCATTACAACTGTCTATCATAGTTCAGAGTCCTGTGATTTTTGCGGATCCTCTACGGTCCAGGGATAATACTACTCCCGATACTATTCTAATAGCTGGTGGAC actcCATCGATGGACTACTCTGCGTAGATGCCGGTTTAGTTTTAGGTTTACTCATCTTTTGGCTGATCATTCAAATAGTTTTGATAGCCTCTTGCCTCTTGGCGATTGGACGATACAGAAGAATGGCCATAAGAGCAGAAGAAGACAGAGCTGATATATTGGCTAGACATCTTTATGGTATTCATGGAGGAAACTTTGAAATTGCTCGAAGGGTCAGATGGGCTGATAGAAATAATTCTTCGATCAGTTGA
- the LOC127067592 gene encoding PRELI domain-containing protein 1, mitochondrial, translated as MVKYFEDNTTFYFNWKQVVQGFWVKYPNPHSSHVLSEDTISREVKDGKLYSKRLLTKTNGVPKWGEMLIKKKSVKIVEESILDPEARTLTTYSRNFTYNKAMSVIEKVVYRVSDENPSWTTVHRSAWIWSCVLGFSKAIEAFGQDRLKKNYIKMSLGFNHVLGRMFPQTAQLATSHSSCQPDDLSASKSILAEGLQHSLKDKAEQVKDAAKKATDLAKQKTGQFM; from the exons ATGGTTAAGTATTTTGAAGACAATACAACCTTTTACTTTAATTGGAAACAAGTTGTACAAGGATTTTGGGTGAAATATCCTAATCCTCACAG CTCGCATGTCTTGTCGGAAGATACTATATCTAGAGAAGTTAAGGATGGCAAACTTTATTCTAAACGTCTCTTGACAAAAACAAATGGAGTACCAAAGTGGGGtgaaatgttaattaaaaaaaaatctgttaAAATTGTAGAGGAAAGCATATTAGATCCCGAGGCAAGAACATTGACAACTTATTCAAGAAATTTCACCTATAACAAAGCAATG AGCGTTATCGAGAAAGTTGTTTACCGAGTTTCCGATGAAAATCCTTCATGGACTACAGTACACAGATCAGCATGGATATGGAGTTGTGTACTTGGATTTAGTAAAGCAATTGAAGCATTTGGACaagatagattaaaaaaaaactatattaaaATGTCGTTAGGTTTCAATCACGTTCTTGGACGTATGTTTCCTCAAACAGCACAATTGGCAACTTCTCATAGCAGTTGTCAG CCCGACGATTTATCAGCTAGTAAATCAATTCTGGCAGAAGGTTTGCAACATTCTTTAAAAGACAAAGCAGAACAAGTAAAAGATGCTGCTAAAAAGGCCACAGATTTAGCGAAGCAAAAGACTGGTCAATTCATGTAA
- the LOC127067593 gene encoding COMM domain-containing protein 8-like: MDIIQSLYSNLIDEDKADVLKELLHACVDEICGHPGPSYHKFMNRMNWSKEAYEDIYKLIIMLLRNPACLYLVEEKMPPEYHDLPESIQKDILNCLKVRQEQLTHALLMEHSKQKLLTLVDFDWRLKLVMGTSKMASLREPLLQLDFIVEEKGTRCIIDVEMNKDELDTLITTMETIIQ, encoded by the exons ATGGACATCATTCAGTCTTTATATTCCAATTTAATTGATGAAGATAAGGCTGATGTATTGAAAGAA TTACTACACGCATGCGTAGATGAAATTTGTGGACATCCTGGACCATCTTATCATAAGTTTATGAATCGTATGAATTGGAGTAAAGAAGCATacgaagatatttataaattaataataatgcttTTACGTAATCCAGCATGTTTATATTTGGTGGAAGAAaag ATGCCTCCAGAGTATCATGATCTTCCCGAATCGATTCAAAAAGACATCTTGAATTGTCTAAAAGTTAGACAAGAACAACTAACACATGCCTTACTAATGGAACattcaaaacaaaaattactAACTTTAGTTGACTTTGATTGGAGATTAAAa CTTGTCATGGGTACGAGTAAAATGGCATCGTTACGAGAACCTCTACTTCAATTAGATTTTATCGTTGAAGAAAAGGGAACACGATGTATCATTGACGTTGAAATGAATAAGGACGAATTAGATACGTTGATAACTACGATGGaaacaataatacaataa
- the LOC127067585 gene encoding uncharacterized protein LOC127067585 isoform X2, translated as MRRNRCYEMCINAGGACKSAQFRTSKALSINNTLGRCALSMAERSIRPQAYRASMYRDEYLQHQCHDILKMDYCSYAEFSNVTLPYSDLELPGVDKRECETRCDLGEDGFICRSYTVVYTSNKKPICRLHSEDTLSLGTSSLVSTSNSIYKEREPCLDVKVRCSDTTLTVTLITMEPFEGRLYANGYGNDCGIQGTGRNVTILTLPLPKTEELDMSQIPCGFTPAFSIDNENRTRTMIWATIVVQFNPIIQRLGDQAVKVGCTIGEQDIPQPRNVSVESSLNFADPNAGVPPISTIVMNASSEVPMITMRILNENHQDAVVTKLGERLTLRIEIKPADGPYDIMAGHLVASSATGHWSYLLLNEIGCPTDPTTFPALSKDPIDNRSLIGTFTAFKFPESQLVRFNVIVKFCLDKCEPTHCEGNRVSYGRRKRTSTVIASTSEPYIAAEVTEIFRNKTPDELPLQLSIIVQSPVIFADPLRSRDNTTPDTILIAGGHSIDGLLCVDAGLVLGLLIFWLIIQIVLIASCLLAIGRYRRMAIRAEEDRADILARHLYGIHGGNFEIARRVRWADRNNSSIS; from the exons ATGCGAAGAAATCGATGCTATGAAATGTGTATTAATGCag gtGGTGCCTGTAAATCAGCACAATTTCGTACATCAAAAgcattatcgataaataacaCATTGGGAAGATGTGCCTTATCGATGGCCGAAAGGAGTATCAGGCCTCAGGCTTATAGGGCTTCCATGTATAGAGACGAGTACCTGCAACATCAGTGTCATGatatac TGAAAATGGATTATTGTTCCTATGCTGAATTTTCGAATGTAACTCTGCCGTATTCAGATCTTGAATTACCTGGTGTTGATAAACGAGAg TGCGAAACTAGATGCGATCTCGGCGAAGATGGTTTCATCTGTAGAAGTTACACAGTTGTATACACCTCAAACAAGAAACCAATTTGTCGATTGCATTCAGAAGATACATTGAGTCTTGGTACCAGTTCACTTGTTAGCACATCTAACAGTATTTACAAAGAACGAGAGCCTTGTTTAGATG TTAAGGTACGATGCAGTGACACTACGTTAACAGTCACTTTGATTACGATGGAACCTTTCGAAGGTAGACTCTATGCCAATGGTTATGGAAATGATTGTGGTATTCAAGGTACTGGTCGAAATGTAACAATACTAACACTGCCTTTACCAAAAACCGAGGAATTGGATATGTCTCAAATTCCATGTGGTTTTACGCCAGcattttcaatcgataatGAAAATCG AACTAGGACGATGATATGGGCTACCATAGTCGTACAGTTCAATCCTATCATTCAAAGACTGGGTGATCAAGCAGTTAAAGTTGGATGTACTATAGGTGAACAAGATATTCCACAGCCTAGAAACGTATCAGTAGAATCGAGTTTAAATTTTGCTGATCCCAA CGCAGGAGTACCACCAATTTCAACAATCGTAATGAACGCATCATCGGAAGTACCAATGATAACTATGAGAATTTTAAACGAGAATCATCAGGATGCAGTCGTTACGAAATTGGGAGAAAGGCTGACTCTTAGAATTGAAATTAAGCCGGCTGATG GTCCATATGATATCATGGCTGGACATCTAGTAGCTAGTAGTGCAACAGGGCATTGGTCTTATCTTCTACTTAACGAAATTGGATGTCCTACGGATCCAACAACCTTTCCAGCGTTATCCAAAGATCCGATCGATAATCGTTCACTCATTGGAACTTTTACCGCGTTCAAATTTCCTGAAAGTCAATTGGTCAGATTCAAcgttattgttaaattttgtttagatAAATGCGAGCCG ACACATTGCGAAGGAAATCGTGTCTCTTATGGAAGAAGGAAACGAACGTCGACAGTTATTGCATCAACGTCGGAGCCTTATATTGCTGCTGAGGTAACTGAAATTTTCAGGAACAAAACACCAGATGAACTACCATTACAACTGTCTATCATAGTTCAGAGTCCTGTGATTTTTGCGGATCCTCTACGGTCCAGGGATAATACTACTCCCGATACTATTCTAATAGCTGGTGGAC actcCATCGATGGACTACTCTGCGTAGATGCCGGTTTAGTTTTAGGTTTACTCATCTTTTGGCTGATCATTCAAATAGTTTTGATAGCCTCTTGCCTCTTGGCGATTGGACGATACAGAAGAATGGCCATAAGAGCAGAAGAAGACAGAGCTGATATATTGGCTAGACATCTTTATGGTATTCATGGAGGAAACTTTGAAATTGCTCGAAGGGTCAGATGGGCTGATAGAAATAATTCTTCGATCAGTTGA